From the genome of Negativicutes bacterium:
AATTTAATTCATGCGAAAAAGGTCCTTGTAACGCAACAATGTTTTTTGCAGTTAATCCGGCTACCTGACACTTAGTTATTACTTCCACTGATGGTAAAACTCTAACCGTGATATTTTTATCTTTAAGACTTGGTTCATTTAAAAAAACATCCAATGTTTTACTACCTGTTGTCAGAAAAATATTATTACCAAAGGTTCCAGCGACTTTAGCGGCTTGATGATAACTCTCTACTATCATTAATTTTTCATATTCCGGCAATAATGCTGTCGCGCGTTCATATCTAATGTACTTTATGTTTAAATCTTTAGCCACAGTAAGTGCATTTTCTGAGACAATTTCAGCATAAGGATGACTGGCATCAATAATTGTATCAATATCATTGTCTTGTACTAAT
Proteins encoded in this window:
- the cobK gene encoding precorrin-6A reductase — protein: MILVFAGTQDARALINMLLEQGYEVLASVVSEYGKSLLNHQYLKINDARLTLNDIKKLVQDNDIDTIIDASHPYAEIVSENALTVAKDLNIKYIRYERATALLPEYEKLMIVESYHQAAKVAGTFGNNIFLTTGSKTLDVFLNEPSLKDKNITVRVLPSVEVITKCQVAGLTAKNIVALQGPFSHELNLELYKKYQAEVIITKNSGIIGGTDTKISAAISLNLPIIMIARPKIEYINKVNTFEAVLQLLNNKNGDEN